The Borrelia hispanica CRI genome has a segment encoding these proteins:
- a CDS encoding DUF603 domain-containing protein, translated as MNKVKRAYEDYAMYFEEDRLSDAEIAKELCVSRANVCKMRQKWEISQDNPKEFDSDNKITICKTTLNSVLDRVLENNAKARELKSQFSITKSQLGLKFMKAFNNYLELELEDCIEEIDLLEREIKMIKNKGNSRELQDKKIKLKDLKREKEDKTMKLCYETMKKL; from the coding sequence ATGAATAAAGTAAAAAGAGCATATGAAGATTATGCCATGTATTTTGAAGAAGATCGATTAAGTGATGCTGAAATAGCGAAAGAGCTTTGTGTGTCACGAGCTAATGTATGTAAGATGAGACAAAAATGGGAGATTAGTCAAGATAATCCAAAAGAGTTTGATAGTGATAATAAAATAACCATTTGTAAAACTACTCTTAATAGTGTCTTAGATCGAGTACTTGAAAACAATGCCAAAGCACGTGAGCTTAAAAGTCAATTTAGTATAACGAAAAGTCAACTTGGACTTAAGTTTATGAAGGCATTTAATAATTATTTAGAATTAGAACTTGAGGATTGTATAGAAGAAATAGATCTATTGGAGAGAGAGATTAAAATGATTAAAAATAAAGGAAATAGTAGAGAACTTCAAGATAAGAAGATTAAGCTTAAAGATTTAAAACGTGAGAAAGAAGATAAAACAATGAAGTTATGTTATGAAACAATGAAGAAACT